Part of the Arachis hypogaea cultivar Tifrunner chromosome 6, arahy.Tifrunner.gnm2.J5K5, whole genome shotgun sequence genome, TGCATTTTGGCTATCAGACAAGAGAACTATGTTTTCTGAAAGGAATTATAATTTTCTGTCAAATATTATTGCAAATGATATTACTCCATGTGTTAATAGATAAAAGTGCAGATGAAAGAATTTGAAATTGACAAAAATATACACCAAAATTCGTAAAAATTAAAGTACACCTAGAGATTGCTTTCGATAGacaaaaatacacattaaaaattgggtaaaaaacacaaataaactATGGGAGGAAAGTTGTTACATGAATAAGCCAAATTGAAGATTGATTCACGAATGAGTCAAAGCATActtatatgtaattcgaacctatttggttcgaactACATTTGCATATAAATCGAACCTATTTGATTCGAACTacacacacataattcgaacctaattggttcgagTTACACACGAATAGGTGCCAtcacataattcgaacctaattggttcgaattcCACTAATGGTAAATCGAACCAagatggttcgaattactaaggaACAGACCTGAATATGTTACGTGCATGGGATCGTAATTGATTAATATGTTTCGTTTAAGGAGTTTTAAACGAAATGTCTGTTGAACACACATGGGAATAAATTAGTCTAcgaattaaattaattaagacaTGATGCGaaaattaaataacatcaaaACGCAAAGTACAGATATTTCCATAGTAACACGCACATACATCTAAAGGTGGATACGAAGTAACACTGATAACAAAATACATAGACGAAGATAGATAACATACAACTCGGCATAGAAATCATCTAAACAGGTGCGACCCCGTGAAGCAACGACGTGGAACCCGTGTCCTCTGACCTCTCCGGATAAGCGGCTCCTCATCCTCGATCTCGTCGTCCTCGTCCTCGTCCTGCGGGGCTGGCTGTGCAGGTGTCCTAGACTGGACATGTACCGGTCGGGATGAGGACGGCCCGACAACTGAATGTGACCCAGTAGTATGTGCCGAAACTGGGGTATCACCCAAAGCGAAATACTTAGGAGGAGGCACGGAGGGAGGCTCATTGAGATCGACATGTAACGGTGCCTGTGTCCCCGTCGTCTGACTCCGCCCACGGACAGCCTCATCATCATGCATGATGGCACTGATCTCATCTAAGAAGGGGGATCCACCAAAATCCCCATCATACCCAACACCGGCACAGAAGTCTAAAAACGTGCTGCCCGGACTCACCCATGGCGTACTCTCCTGAAGTGTGTGGTCGTCAGGGGGAACTCCAACGAAGTAATCTCCGAGCGGCCCCTCCCCAAGTCCAGCCTCACCATGGGAAGTGGGATCTCCGGTGGCGTACCCCTCTCCACCAAGGCCGCCATGATGGGGACTAACAACCCCGACTGCACCCCTTCCCCCACCGTCCACGTCACGAAGATCGCCATTGTCGTGGCCCGCAACGAGTGCCCTCCGTCTGCCTCCACGCCCTCGTCCTCGACCACCACCCCTACCTGCCTCATCAGCCTCCCCCATAGCCTGCTCTAGCCACCTCCACTCACGCTGGCTCCGTCGTGTCCCGACACGAGCTCTCCTCTCAACCCAACGCCTATCAAGGACGTCGTCGACTCGATCCATGTCAGGAACTCGCCCAGGACCCCTCTGTGACTCCTCGACATGAATAGGAACGCCCCTCGGATCCCCCAGATAAAACTCGGGTGACAAGAACCTCTTTTCATGCTGACTCCACCAGTCTAGGTAGGTGTGAGAAGGTCCAGGGTCGGCAACAACATTGAACCAGAGGACGTGGTCCGCACGGATCTCCCAAAGAATATGCCAATGCTGTAAAGCGGACGGGAACCAACGATCACCACCTCTCCCGTCCTTCGACATCAGAAAGTCGGTGTTAAGGGCGGGACGCGGGAGGGGCTGCACACCACCGAATTGCGGTAGAACCCCATCTACCTGATGCCACTGTACAACGGCAAAGTATATCAGCGACGTGACAGACCGCCACACCGCCATGTGTCGAGGCTCCAACGCCTCCGGATGCACAACCTGAAGTACCTCGGGGGAGCTATACGGCATCCAGATAAACTGCACAAAAAATAGCTATGTTGTCATGCCAATTCCCTCTACAGAAACATCTGATGTCTAGTTATTCAAATAAAAGTAACCGGAACAACACTCACATCCCTGGGCTGTAACATGTCTATCTTCAATCTCGTGCTCTGCACTCTAGGACCCTTCTTGCTGTAGGAAGGGCTGTAACCTGACCACATGCAGCGCACATGGGTGTTATGTTTAATCAGAAGTATGACATATTTGTAATACAGTACAAGCGTACATGAACATTAGCTATTTTAACTTGAAATAGAAAAGCCTGAGTAGCGTACCTCGATGCCAAAGGCCAACTGCACGTATCATACCCAGCAGGCCTAAACCTAGGAAAGCACCAGAAGATCCAAGACTAAAGTAGCTGAAGTGGGCCCGCTAACTTCACCATATGTCTGTTTGCtactcggcacatgcaccggtacaaccatgccaATGCTGCAGACCCCTAACTGTAGGaacccatctcctcaagcctagctacgtagggaagccatctgatgtgaatgcggttgccggacttgtcggcaaaTAGTTGagtgcccaacaacatcatgatataggcacgaGTAAAGCGCCGCACAGTCTCCTCATCGGCTCCCTCGGGGCACTCTCCGAAAGTCTCCTGGAACCAGGAGCAGTTTACTGCGAACTTCTGAACCTGGCTCGGAGGAGGAATCACTCCAAGCAACTCCTCGAACCATACCCAAGCTGGACGTCCGCCCTCGATATACATATGGAAATCTGTAAGGCAACCGCTGACATAACGCACGTCCACTGCCAACCCCAACTAGTACGCCACGTCCTGAAGcatgatcgtgcactctccgaagggcata contains:
- the LOC140173478 gene encoding uncharacterized protein, with protein sequence MIRAVGLWHRGYSPSYSKKGPRVQSTRLKIDMLQPRDFIWMPYSSPEVLQVVHPEALEPRHMAVWRSVTSLIYFAVVQWHQVDGVLPQFGGVQPLPRPALNTDFLMSKDGRGGDRWFPSALQHWHILWEIRADHVLWFNVVADPGPSHTYLDWWSQHEKRFLSPEFYLGDPRGVPIHVEESQRGPGRVPDMDRVDDVLDRRWVERRARVGTRRSQREWRWLEQAMGEADEAGRGGGRGRGRGGRRRALVAGHDNGDLRDVDGGGRGAVGVVSPHHGGLGGEGYATGDPTSHGEAGLGEGPLGDYFVGVPPDDHTLQESTPWVSPGSTFLDFCAGVGYDGDFGGSPFLDEISAIMHDDEAVRGRSQTTGTQAPLHVDLNEPPSVPPPKYFALGDTPVSAHTTGSHSVVGPSSSRPVHVQSRTPAQPAPQDEDEDDEIEDEEPLIRRGQRTRVPRRCFTGSHLFR